One region of Anaeromyxobacter paludicola genomic DNA includes:
- a CDS encoding DEAD/DEAH box helicase, with protein MPRGGFGNLIALPLQREARKHHNTEFLDEALQPFANQWAFLAALPRIPGTTVELVAREAHHQGRVLGVRFAAVEEDDFPWARSPSGRPPPTSIGAPLSAPVRLVRGERLFVEKHGMPAGLLTELRRLAAFQNPEFYKKQAMRLSTNGTPRVLTCAEDPGPFLSLPRGCEQDVASLLREWGGGLTVEDQRSSGSPLDVEFRGELSDVQARATAAVLPHDIGIVVAPPGTGKTVLGAALVAKRGVSTLVLVHRKPLLEQWVAQLSEFLDIARKEIGVVGGGKRRPTGRLDVAMIQSLVQKGVVDDLVASYGHVIVDECHHVSASSFEGVLSEVKARYVLGLTATPRRRDGHDPIIEMQLGPVRFTVTAKAAAQARGLAHRLVISDTGFSSVWKPGDAVQDLYASMAKDEARNALIIDDVLAALEQDRSPIVLTERRDHLEYLVEKLTPSTPNLVALHGGLSAKQRREALARLAAIPAEVERLVIATGRYVGEGFDDPRLDTLVLALPVAWRGTVVQYAGRLHRTHAGKTEVRIHDYRDGAVPVLVRMLDKRLRAYRAIGYEADFAVPSPTRGEHTIEYDE; from the coding sequence ATGCCGCGCGGCGGGTTCGGCAACCTGATCGCGCTCCCGCTTCAGCGAGAGGCGAGGAAGCACCACAACACCGAGTTCCTGGACGAGGCGCTCCAGCCGTTCGCGAACCAGTGGGCATTCCTCGCGGCGTTGCCTCGCATCCCTGGGACGACCGTGGAACTCGTCGCCCGGGAGGCCCACCACCAGGGCCGCGTGCTCGGAGTCCGCTTCGCCGCCGTCGAAGAAGATGACTTTCCTTGGGCGCGCTCGCCATCCGGCCGCCCTCCCCCCACGAGCATCGGCGCGCCACTATCAGCACCGGTACGCCTCGTACGCGGGGAGCGCCTCTTCGTTGAGAAGCATGGGATGCCTGCTGGCCTACTCACCGAACTCCGCCGCCTCGCCGCATTCCAGAACCCGGAGTTCTACAAGAAGCAGGCGATGCGGCTCTCCACCAACGGAACGCCGCGCGTCCTCACCTGCGCGGAGGACCCCGGCCCGTTCCTGAGCCTGCCGCGCGGATGCGAGCAAGACGTCGCGTCACTCCTCCGCGAGTGGGGCGGCGGGCTCACAGTCGAGGACCAGCGCAGTTCCGGAAGTCCTCTGGATGTCGAGTTCCGCGGCGAGCTCTCCGACGTCCAGGCTCGCGCCACCGCGGCCGTCCTCCCCCACGATATCGGCATCGTCGTTGCGCCCCCGGGCACCGGCAAGACCGTCCTGGGCGCAGCGCTCGTGGCGAAGCGCGGCGTGAGCACGCTGGTGCTCGTGCATCGAAAGCCCCTGCTCGAGCAGTGGGTCGCCCAGCTATCGGAGTTCCTCGACATCGCCAGGAAGGAGATCGGAGTCGTTGGCGGCGGCAAGCGGCGCCCGACGGGCCGCCTTGACGTCGCGATGATCCAGAGCCTGGTCCAGAAGGGCGTCGTGGACGACCTCGTGGCCTCCTACGGTCACGTGATTGTGGACGAGTGCCACCATGTCTCGGCGAGCTCATTCGAAGGCGTCCTCTCGGAGGTCAAGGCGCGGTACGTCCTCGGCCTCACCGCCACGCCGAGGCGCCGCGACGGGCACGACCCCATCATCGAGATGCAACTCGGCCCGGTGCGGTTCACGGTCACCGCCAAGGCAGCGGCGCAGGCCCGGGGCTTGGCGCACCGCCTCGTCATCAGCGATACCGGATTCTCGTCCGTGTGGAAGCCAGGCGACGCCGTTCAGGATCTTTACGCCTCGATGGCGAAGGACGAAGCCAGGAACGCCCTCATCATCGACGACGTCCTTGCAGCGCTCGAGCAGGATCGCTCCCCGATCGTGCTCACCGAGCGCCGCGACCACCTCGAGTATCTGGTGGAGAAGTTGACCCCCTCCACCCCGAACCTCGTCGCCCTCCACGGCGGCCTCTCCGCGAAGCAGCGCCGCGAGGCGCTGGCCCGATTGGCGGCGATTCCGGCGGAGGTCGAGCGACTGGTCATCGCCACCGGACGTTACGTCGGTGAGGGCTTCGACGACCCGCGCCTCGACACGCTGGTGCTCGCCTTGCCGGTGGCATGGCGCGGCACCGTCGTCCAGTACGCTGGCCGGCTCCACCGTACCCACGCAGGGAAGACCGAGGTCCGCATTCACGACTACCGCGACGGCGCGGTGCCAGTGCTGGTCAGGATGCTGGACAAGAGACTCCGGGCGTACCGGGCGATCGGCTATGAGGCTGACTTCGCCGTCCCCTCGCCGACCCGCGGCGAGCACACCATCGAGTACGACGAGTAG
- a CDS encoding helix-turn-helix domain-containing protein: MPQVAALLQVCRATVHKLIDRGDLQHVRVSGAIRVPVRALRAYLERRK; this comes from the coding sequence GTGCCGCAGGTCGCAGCGCTGCTCCAGGTCTGCCGCGCGACCGTCCACAAGCTGATCGATCGCGGCGATCTGCAGCACGTGAGGGTGTCGGGAGCCATCAGGGTGCCGGTTCGGGCTCTGAGGGCCTACCTCGAGCGTCGGAAGTGA
- a CDS encoding DEAD/DEAH box helicase, giving the protein MIEELCRQVWGRAQFHAEYRSLERAAIAIEVRGAGQVAEGQRNGVDEAALGRLLQSAAIFAASSDIALRESAYRICIAAWTVHCRNEAVSGPLRDLVHFVFGRLGNFPAADFLLKGVPAKARGKNMPLPAWLELEGHAQTNSVQVADGMKLTLTDFQRDLWRVLRDGQSAAVSAPTSAGKSYALGRYLVTSLAPGSGRWGVYVVPTRALVNEVSSDLLDTAAAIHAAVLPVVTVPVAPVELGIDAGIYVVTQERLQILLEAAPKLRFDLAVIDEAHLISEPSRGVILQTVIEEMLARAPNMQLLFGSPHTKNPAVFGRVFQRADVVALAPPERPVAQHLLFLDTDAVRTDEVSVSTELRGVRESLGIRKLPLQLLGEEQTLAAITYFFGGGNKSLVYASGKAGCEKLAGMLRQLTQTYGKPATLELQKARDEFADFVQAHVHAQYPLADAVRAGVGFHYGNMPAIIRRTVEDYFDESKLDVLVCTSTLLHGVNLPAKNLFLYNPTKGREWGSAEDEPVSALDFWNLAGRAGRMGREFAGHVHLIDYARWKGKPLNGDRDEIVTPSFESTLKTKTDQLLEFIQDRDHPSGKHQGAEGAFVKLVNAARQGGLAAALDRVFPDLEAQPVRNRIASAVTKVAVAMTVPVEITHKHITVSVFRQQEMFEYLLDGISTNGPERYMPVHPLRQWDEAHQGLIAIIKRIHNYFEKKRRDDKSHTYFAPFALRWMRGTPLPEMIDGAIKFREKKAKRGFNVPTVIRDVLEDIENELRFRLVKYTACYTDLLAAAFQRTGHASLVERIPALPLFLELGAASKTMVNLVGLGLSRTTASVVAQRSVNQDMTRVEAKKWLAAEPWDRVGLSPIFVREIERVKVSA; this is encoded by the coding sequence GTGATCGAGGAGCTATGTCGGCAGGTATGGGGCCGCGCTCAGTTCCATGCGGAGTACCGCTCATTGGAGCGGGCCGCGATTGCCATCGAAGTGCGTGGCGCCGGCCAAGTGGCGGAAGGGCAACGCAACGGGGTTGATGAAGCAGCCCTGGGGCGTCTTCTTCAAAGCGCGGCGATTTTCGCCGCCTCGTCTGACATCGCGCTAAGAGAGTCCGCGTACCGAATTTGTATCGCTGCCTGGACCGTCCACTGTCGGAACGAAGCAGTATCGGGACCACTCCGAGATCTCGTTCACTTCGTCTTCGGACGGCTCGGAAACTTTCCCGCTGCTGACTTCCTTCTCAAAGGCGTGCCGGCCAAGGCGCGGGGAAAGAACATGCCGCTGCCTGCGTGGCTCGAGCTGGAGGGCCATGCACAAACCAACTCCGTTCAGGTCGCGGACGGTATGAAGCTGACATTGACGGATTTTCAGCGTGATCTGTGGCGGGTTCTTCGTGATGGCCAATCCGCTGCCGTCTCTGCCCCGACCTCCGCCGGGAAGTCATACGCGCTGGGTCGGTATCTCGTTACATCCCTGGCGCCGGGAAGTGGCAGATGGGGGGTCTATGTCGTTCCTACCCGGGCGCTAGTGAACGAGGTCTCTTCGGATCTGCTCGACACGGCCGCGGCGATACATGCTGCCGTTCTGCCCGTTGTCACCGTGCCTGTGGCGCCAGTGGAGCTAGGGATCGACGCAGGGATCTACGTTGTCACTCAGGAACGCCTTCAGATTTTGCTCGAAGCTGCGCCCAAGTTGCGCTTCGACTTGGCGGTCATCGACGAAGCTCACCTCATCTCGGAGCCATCTCGCGGAGTAATTCTTCAGACGGTGATCGAGGAGATGTTGGCGCGCGCACCGAATATGCAGCTCCTGTTCGGTTCTCCGCACACGAAGAATCCGGCCGTCTTCGGAAGAGTGTTCCAGCGAGCAGACGTAGTCGCGCTGGCACCGCCCGAGCGGCCTGTAGCGCAGCACCTGCTCTTCCTCGATACCGACGCGGTTCGCACTGATGAAGTTTCGGTTAGCACGGAGTTGCGTGGCGTCCGCGAGTCGTTGGGGATTAGAAAGCTGCCACTCCAATTGCTCGGGGAGGAACAGACGCTCGCTGCCATTACCTACTTCTTCGGGGGAGGGAACAAGAGCCTTGTGTACGCGAGCGGCAAGGCGGGGTGCGAGAAGCTCGCTGGCATGCTTCGGCAACTCACACAGACTTATGGAAAGCCTGCGACGTTGGAGCTTCAGAAGGCCCGAGATGAGTTTGCGGATTTCGTTCAAGCCCACGTTCATGCGCAGTATCCACTTGCTGACGCGGTCCGAGCCGGAGTCGGGTTCCACTATGGCAACATGCCAGCCATCATACGGCGAACGGTCGAAGACTACTTCGATGAGTCGAAGCTCGATGTCTTGGTGTGTACGAGCACGCTGCTTCACGGCGTGAATCTCCCCGCCAAGAATCTCTTCCTCTACAATCCCACGAAGGGAAGAGAGTGGGGATCCGCCGAAGATGAACCTGTTTCGGCGCTAGATTTTTGGAACCTAGCGGGCCGAGCCGGCCGGATGGGGCGAGAATTCGCCGGGCACGTCCATCTTATTGACTACGCAAGATGGAAGGGCAAACCCCTGAACGGAGACCGCGACGAGATCGTTACGCCCTCGTTCGAGAGCACGCTAAAGACGAAGACGGATCAGTTGCTGGAATTCATTCAAGACCGCGACCATCCATCAGGTAAGCACCAAGGCGCAGAAGGCGCATTCGTGAAGCTCGTCAACGCGGCCCGCCAAGGGGGGCTTGCCGCGGCGCTCGACCGTGTGTTCCCGGACTTGGAAGCGCAACCAGTGCGGAACCGAATCGCCAGTGCCGTGACGAAAGTTGCGGTAGCCATGACCGTCCCCGTCGAGATCACGCACAAGCACATCACGGTGTCTGTGTTCCGGCAGCAAGAGATGTTCGAGTACCTATTGGACGGCATCAGCACAAACGGCCCTGAGCGGTACATGCCTGTCCACCCACTGAGGCAGTGGGATGAGGCGCATCAGGGCCTGATCGCCATCATCAAGCGCATACATAATTATTTCGAGAAGAAACGGCGAGACGACAAGTCGCACACCTATTTCGCTCCTTTCGCTCTGCGGTGGATGCGGGGGACTCCGCTCCCGGAGATGATCGACGGCGCGATCAAGTTCCGAGAGAAGAAGGCAAAGCGCGGGTTTAATGTTCCAACAGTCATTCGGGACGTACTCGAAGACATCGAAAACGAGCTGCGCTTTCGGCTGGTGAAGTACACGGCCTGCTACACCGACCTTCTAGCCGCCGCATTCCAGCGGACGGGGCACGCCTCTCTTGTCGAGCGCATCCCGGCGCTCCCTCTGTTCTTGGAGCTCGGTGCAGCATCGAAGACGATGGTGAACCTTGTCGGCCTAGGCTTGTCGCGAACGACTGCGAGCGTTGTCGCCCAGCGCAGCGTCAACCAGGACATGACGCGGGTGGAAGCGAAGAAGTGGCTGGCTGCCGAACCTTGGGACCGAGTCGGTCTATCTCCCATCTTCGTACGAGAGATCGAGCGGGTGAAGGTGTCGGCGTAA
- a CDS encoding HamA C-terminal domain-containing protein, whose translation MAELAEQLRAAIHGKYDGLGVRFRQVAYEWKEPHINVAGTFFYPALAADGAWALEELATFLYYHAIPFCVPRSERERLEQQYDATRDHRYLAELVDQARNLFVKAKKSRKSTGEPGELILFVFLEGVVGAPQIACKMYLKTSTSMHLHGADSIHATVGSRAATLRILWGESKLKKNLNGALSSVCDSLAKFVKEEQGQTQRGREIDIIRAHLNVTDEALRKALLQYFDPYDECSNQREETYACLVSYDHKRLFDGLAKVPADKRDAVLVARYKEAAAEACKAFAAKLSAAKLDHLSVHLFLLPVPSVLALRKAFLRQLGVIR comes from the coding sequence ATGGCGGAGCTGGCGGAACAACTTCGCGCAGCTATCCACGGGAAATACGATGGACTTGGCGTGCGCTTTCGCCAGGTCGCGTACGAGTGGAAAGAACCACACATCAACGTCGCAGGGACCTTCTTCTATCCGGCTCTCGCGGCGGACGGAGCGTGGGCGTTGGAGGAGCTTGCAACGTTTCTCTACTACCATGCGATACCGTTCTGTGTGCCGCGCTCCGAGCGTGAGCGGCTGGAACAGCAGTATGACGCCACGCGCGATCATCGATATCTGGCCGAGTTGGTTGATCAAGCGCGCAATCTGTTCGTAAAGGCCAAGAAGAGTCGCAAGAGTACAGGCGAACCGGGCGAACTAATCCTGTTCGTCTTCCTCGAGGGGGTTGTCGGGGCACCCCAGATCGCGTGCAAGATGTACCTGAAGACCAGCACCTCGATGCATCTGCATGGCGCGGACAGCATTCACGCGACTGTCGGTTCTCGCGCTGCAACCCTTCGGATCCTCTGGGGTGAGTCAAAGCTGAAGAAGAACCTGAACGGTGCGCTGTCCAGCGTGTGCGACTCTCTTGCCAAGTTCGTCAAAGAAGAACAGGGACAGACGCAGCGCGGGCGCGAGATCGACATCATTCGAGCGCACCTGAACGTGACGGACGAAGCGCTCCGCAAAGCCTTGTTGCAGTACTTCGACCCATACGACGAATGCTCCAACCAGCGCGAAGAGACCTACGCTTGTCTGGTGTCGTACGATCATAAGCGCCTATTCGATGGTTTGGCGAAGGTCCCAGCAGATAAGCGTGATGCAGTGCTTGTCGCGCGATACAAAGAAGCAGCGGCCGAGGCGTGCAAGGCGTTCGCCGCGAAACTCAGTGCAGCGAAGCTAGATCATCTGTCAGTGCATCTCTTCTTGCTGCCGGTCCCGAGCGTGCTCGCTCTCCGGAAGGCGTTCCTGCGGCAGCTCGGGGTAATTCGGTGA
- a CDS encoding EcsC family protein yields MSGQRLTDYEAEQLERIEQWEREEPGVVSKALGFVTAPLAWLAQKAIPEAAIRGALDFSNSAAKFLADSDDLLRDAQVSSLAELKQLPLERLDELANEVHNWAITLATGEGAGTGATGLPGMVIDVPVVITIALRTIHKIGLCYGYECKDEGDAQFVYAVLSASGANSVKEKVAALAFLRELRVILVRQTWKAMSEKVAATQVSKEGALIALRNLAKQLGVNLTKRKALQVVPAVGAVVGGSANGWWLKEVGWAARRSFQKRWLEDHGKLAARAA; encoded by the coding sequence ATGAGCGGGCAGAGGTTGACGGATTACGAAGCGGAGCAGCTCGAGCGCATCGAGCAATGGGAGCGCGAAGAGCCAGGGGTCGTTTCTAAGGCGCTAGGTTTCGTGACCGCGCCACTCGCGTGGCTTGCCCAGAAGGCCATTCCTGAAGCAGCGATCCGCGGTGCGCTCGATTTCAGCAACTCGGCCGCCAAGTTCCTGGCCGACTCGGACGATCTTCTGCGCGACGCGCAGGTATCGAGTCTGGCTGAGCTGAAGCAGCTACCGCTGGAGCGCCTCGACGAGCTTGCGAACGAGGTCCACAATTGGGCCATTACTCTCGCCACGGGCGAGGGAGCGGGCACTGGCGCGACCGGCCTTCCCGGAATGGTTATCGATGTGCCGGTCGTGATCACTATCGCGCTGAGGACGATCCACAAGATCGGTCTCTGCTACGGCTACGAGTGCAAGGACGAGGGGGACGCGCAGTTTGTGTACGCGGTGCTCTCGGCCTCAGGCGCGAACTCCGTGAAGGAGAAGGTGGCGGCACTCGCGTTTCTTCGGGAGCTCCGCGTCATCTTGGTCCGCCAGACCTGGAAAGCGATGTCGGAGAAGGTCGCGGCGACTCAGGTCAGCAAGGAAGGCGCCCTGATCGCGCTTCGCAATCTCGCGAAGCAGCTCGGCGTGAACCTTACGAAGCGTAAGGCTCTCCAGGTCGTGCCCGCGGTCGGCGCGGTCGTGGGCGGGTCTGCAAACGGCTGGTGGCTGAAGGAGGTCGGTTGGGCGGCGCGGCGGTCATTTCAGAAGCGATGGCTCGAGGATCATGGGAAGCTCGCCGCTCGCGCGGCGTGA
- a CDS encoding MBL fold metallo-hydrolase, translated as MKVRIHRGAAQVGGSCVELECHGSRILLDLGMPLDAEEGEVPLPDVPGLRGGDPSLLGVVISHLHGDHCGLVPYTSPEVPLAMGPVAADILRQAEFFTGRPSLPKPRWSLLDRQPFDIGPFHITPYQVEHSAFDAFALLVEADGRRLFYTGDFRAHGNDREPFARLLRDPPRSVHALMMEGTQIGDGREGEGPGEEQLRQKLASRFREWPGLVLASWSSQNLDRLRTMYEAAREASRTLVVDLYTATLARAAGAPGIPLPGTDGLEVFCRLNELVHVKEAAAFHRTNGVRPWRIFPEDLAPRAPGLVLMFRPSMLRELDRAGALDGALAIWSMWRGYLGESSELRMRQDLDAHGVPLEVFHVSGHAYVRDLQRLVEAVVPERVIPIHTAEPARYASLFPRVEMRRDGEWWHI; from the coding sequence GTGAAGGTCCGCATCCACCGTGGCGCCGCCCAGGTCGGCGGTAGCTGCGTCGAACTCGAGTGCCACGGTTCTCGGATCCTCCTCGATCTCGGGATGCCTCTCGACGCAGAGGAGGGCGAAGTACCGCTCCCCGACGTTCCTGGGCTGCGGGGAGGTGATCCGAGCTTGCTCGGGGTAGTCATTTCGCACCTACATGGCGACCACTGCGGACTTGTCCCCTACACGAGTCCAGAAGTCCCGCTGGCGATGGGGCCTGTCGCGGCCGACATCCTGCGCCAGGCGGAGTTCTTCACCGGGCGCCCGTCTCTCCCGAAGCCGCGCTGGTCGCTGTTGGACCGGCAACCGTTCGACATCGGGCCGTTCCACATCACGCCCTACCAGGTCGAGCACAGTGCCTTTGATGCCTTCGCGCTGCTTGTGGAGGCGGATGGCCGACGCCTGTTCTACACGGGTGACTTCCGGGCCCACGGGAACGACAGGGAGCCGTTCGCGCGGCTCCTGCGCGATCCACCGAGGAGTGTCCACGCCCTGATGATGGAGGGGACGCAGATAGGCGATGGTCGAGAAGGGGAGGGGCCCGGCGAGGAACAGCTGCGCCAGAAGCTCGCAAGCCGCTTCCGAGAGTGGCCGGGCCTCGTCCTCGCGTCATGGTCGTCCCAGAACCTGGACCGGCTTCGAACCATGTACGAGGCTGCGCGGGAGGCAAGCCGCACGCTGGTGGTAGACCTCTACACGGCCACCCTCGCACGGGCTGCCGGGGCGCCGGGCATCCCGTTGCCTGGAACCGACGGGCTCGAGGTCTTCTGTCGCTTGAACGAGCTCGTTCACGTGAAGGAGGCGGCGGCGTTTCACCGCACGAACGGTGTCCGCCCTTGGCGCATCTTCCCGGAGGACCTGGCGCCACGAGCTCCAGGGCTCGTGCTCATGTTCCGGCCTTCGATGCTTCGGGAGCTCGACCGCGCCGGCGCGCTGGATGGCGCGCTGGCGATCTGGTCGATGTGGCGCGGCTACCTCGGGGAGTCATCGGAGCTGCGGATGAGGCAGGACCTAGATGCCCACGGGGTTCCGCTCGAGGTATTCCACGTCTCCGGGCACGCGTACGTCCGGGACTTGCAGCGGCTCGTCGAGGCGGTGGTCCCGGAGCGCGTGATTCCGATCCACACGGCGGAGCCAGCAAGGTACGCTTCGCTGTTCCCGCGCGTCGAGATGCGGCGGGATGGGGAGTGGTGGCACATTTGA
- a CDS encoding helix-turn-helix transcriptional regulator, protein MLNILRDLSRLDGVELYELAERYGATVRTIRRDLGALEAAGLPLAREPSPDGKRMRWRLEPGRDQRGDLAALLDASHYLALRVAMNDAGALARETGLYGALEDLAGKIERAVGPRGRGQLAAIERCFISWDKHAYRSAGKEHLWPLVKAIEERRICRVRYHAASGGGEARSYEVLPLRLFVHDRAAYLLCQFQGHREVGTLNLHRLEHLEVTGRVGKVPAGFDPAKWAEPAFSIYPGDGPTTYVLRFDQTVAPFIRERVWHPSQELRELRGGEVELRFTCGESYEVTSWVANWREGVEVLAPKKLRRELAALGRELVARYSGGG, encoded by the coding sequence GTGCTCAACATCCTCCGCGACCTGTCCCGGCTCGACGGAGTGGAGCTCTATGAGCTCGCGGAGCGCTACGGCGCGACTGTGCGCACCATCCGCCGCGATCTCGGGGCGCTCGAGGCGGCGGGCCTGCCCCTCGCCCGTGAGCCGTCTCCCGACGGCAAGAGGATGCGCTGGCGCCTCGAGCCCGGTCGCGACCAACGCGGCGATCTCGCTGCCCTGCTCGACGCGAGCCACTACCTCGCGCTGCGCGTCGCAATGAACGACGCCGGCGCGCTCGCGCGCGAGACCGGGCTCTACGGAGCGCTCGAGGACCTGGCCGGGAAGATCGAGCGGGCCGTCGGACCGAGGGGCAGGGGACAGCTCGCCGCGATCGAGCGCTGCTTCATCTCCTGGGACAAGCACGCGTATCGGAGCGCCGGCAAGGAGCACCTCTGGCCGCTCGTGAAGGCCATCGAGGAGCGCCGGATCTGCCGGGTCCGGTACCACGCGGCGTCAGGGGGCGGCGAGGCGCGTAGCTATGAAGTGCTTCCCCTCCGGCTGTTCGTGCACGACCGGGCCGCGTACCTGCTCTGCCAGTTTCAGGGCCATCGGGAAGTCGGGACGCTGAACCTCCACCGGCTCGAGCACCTCGAGGTGACGGGGCGCGTGGGCAAGGTGCCGGCCGGCTTCGACCCGGCGAAGTGGGCCGAGCCGGCGTTCAGCATCTACCCGGGAGACGGGCCGACCACGTATGTGCTGCGCTTCGACCAGACCGTGGCTCCGTTCATCCGGGAACGAGTATGGCACCCCAGCCAGGAGCTGAGGGAGCTACGCGGCGGCGAAGTGGAACTGCGGTTCACCTGCGGCGAGTCGTACGAGGTGACGAGCTGGGTGGCCAACTGGCGGGAGGGGGTCGAAGTCCTGGCGCCGAAGAAGCTACGGCGAGAACTGGCGGCCCTCGGACGCGAGCTGGTTGCCCGGTACTCGGGAGGGGGCTGA
- a CDS encoding HTH domain-containing protein: MDAFARRIALWRILAHAPEPVLVRALAERLGVSKHTVQRDLDALTRAGVPVQEKRAGQAIRYVIREPFRETP; encoded by the coding sequence ATGGACGCATTCGCTCGCAGGATCGCCCTCTGGAGAATTCTGGCCCACGCGCCGGAGCCGGTGCTCGTGCGCGCGCTCGCCGAGCGGCTTGGGGTATCCAAGCACACGGTCCAGCGCGATCTCGACGCGCTGACCCGCGCCGGCGTACCGGTCCAGGAGAAGCGCGCCGGCCAGGCGATCCGCTATGTCATCCGCGAACCATTCCGCGAGACCCCTTGA
- a CDS encoding metallophosphoesterase family protein has translation MKLRLLCFSDLHRDLGAAQALSRTGLVGGFDLLLCAGDLAVDGAHEPGLTTLLSRAGTEILAVPGNHDGEGYPAELAAAGWTDLHDQLLQRGQWWFAGFGLVGSPPGTGEEPADADRMLSLLRRAEAVPKDRLVLVTHLPPAGTLAARDRRFVDRGSALLAEWVARHQPAALVCGHVHHPEPVVDRIGGTVVVLGGPRGHALTCQAP, from the coding sequence ATGAAGCTTCGACTCCTCTGCTTCTCGGACCTGCACCGGGATCTCGGCGCCGCCCAGGCGCTCTCCCGAACCGGGCTCGTGGGTGGCTTCGACCTCCTCCTCTGCGCCGGCGACCTCGCGGTCGATGGCGCGCACGAGCCGGGGTTGACCACCCTCCTCTCTCGAGCCGGCACCGAGATCCTTGCGGTCCCGGGGAACCACGACGGCGAAGGTTACCCCGCAGAGCTGGCGGCCGCCGGCTGGACGGACCTCCACGACCAACTCCTTCAGCGGGGGCAGTGGTGGTTCGCCGGATTCGGCCTGGTGGGCTCGCCTCCCGGCACGGGCGAGGAGCCGGCAGATGCGGACCGCATGCTGTCCCTCCTGCGCCGCGCCGAGGCCGTGCCCAAGGACCGGCTCGTGCTCGTGACTCACCTCCCGCCGGCGGGCACGCTCGCCGCACGGGACCGCCGCTTCGTCGACCGAGGGAGCGCGCTGCTCGCTGAGTGGGTCGCCCGGCACCAGCCGGCCGCGCTCGTCTGCGGACACGTCCACCATCCGGAGCCGGTGGTGGACAGGATCGGCGGGACCGTCGTGGTCCTCGGCGGTCCGCGGGGTCACGCGCTCACCTGCCAGGCGCCGTGA
- the dnaB gene encoding replicative DNA helicase, whose translation MPHSLEAEQAVLGALLIDETAIDLVSPMIGADDFHLLAHQQVFATCLELSKEAHTLDPVIVNQRLEAKGLLGRTVPPDLVPSLFRALGTAGNVTHYARVVQDLSRLRKMMLTAQRVVEKGYSSGAAVQPFLEAAQQEIFGAAQGANLDTLSEIKHPLVRAVEELDAAQRRVLAGGSTITGVPTGLPTLDRNTLGLQPGALVILAARPSVGKTALALTIATHAAVRCEKRVAFFSLEMPSEQLALRVLAAEAKLDLLKVRQQMLGKDDWDKIGLHAERIGTSRFWLDDSFLLSPVELRAKCRKIKRESGLDLVVVDYLQLMHAPSDRATQSREQEIATISRSLKGLAKELQVPVVALSQLNRGVEKRKGKNEQPMLSDLRESGAIEQDADIVMFLHRPGDDDKEERPRGDVEELQLIIAKQRQGPPGTIDLVFFRPQTKFVENQRQSKGGP comes from the coding sequence ATGCCCCACAGCCTGGAGGCGGAGCAGGCCGTGCTGGGAGCGTTGCTCATCGACGAGACCGCCATCGATCTCGTTTCGCCGATGATCGGCGCGGACGACTTCCATCTCCTCGCGCACCAGCAGGTGTTTGCCACCTGCCTGGAGCTCTCCAAGGAAGCGCACACCCTCGATCCGGTGATCGTGAACCAGCGGCTCGAGGCGAAGGGACTGCTCGGGCGCACCGTTCCGCCCGACCTCGTCCCAAGTCTCTTCCGGGCGCTCGGCACTGCAGGCAACGTCACCCACTACGCCCGCGTGGTGCAGGACCTCTCGCGGCTCAGGAAGATGATGCTCACCGCCCAGCGGGTGGTGGAGAAGGGGTACTCCTCGGGGGCCGCGGTTCAACCGTTCCTGGAAGCGGCGCAGCAGGAGATCTTCGGCGCCGCCCAGGGCGCGAACCTCGACACGCTTAGCGAAATCAAGCACCCACTGGTCCGAGCGGTCGAGGAGCTCGACGCAGCGCAGCGGCGGGTGCTGGCCGGCGGGTCGACCATTACAGGCGTCCCGACTGGCCTCCCCACGCTCGACCGGAACACCCTCGGGCTCCAGCCTGGGGCCCTCGTCATCCTGGCGGCGCGGCCCTCGGTGGGAAAGACCGCGCTCGCGCTCACCATCGCCACCCATGCGGCGGTGCGCTGTGAGAAGCGGGTGGCCTTCTTCTCGCTCGAGATGCCGTCGGAGCAACTCGCGCTGCGCGTCCTCGCAGCCGAGGCGAAGCTCGATCTGCTCAAGGTGCGGCAGCAGATGCTCGGGAAGGACGACTGGGACAAGATCGGCCTGCACGCCGAGCGGATCGGGACCTCCCGCTTCTGGCTCGACGACAGCTTCCTCTTGAGCCCGGTCGAGCTCCGGGCCAAGTGCCGGAAGATCAAACGGGAGTCCGGGCTCGACCTCGTGGTCGTGGACTACCTCCAGCTCATGCACGCCCCGAGCGACCGCGCCACCCAGTCGCGCGAGCAGGAGATCGCCACCATCAGCCGCTCACTCAAAGGGCTCGCCAAGGAGCTCCAGGTGCCAGTGGTTGCCCTTTCTCAGCTCAACCGCGGAGTCGAGAAGCGCAAGGGAAAGAACGAGCAGCCGATGCTCTCCGATCTTCGCGAGTCGGGCGCCATCGAGCAGGACGCGGACATCGTGATGTTCCTGCACCGGCCGGGCGACGACGACAAGGAGGAGCGGCCGAGGGGCGACGTGGAGGAGCTCCAGCTCATCATCGCGAAGCAGCGCCAGGGGCCGCCCGGGACCATCGACCTTGTCTTCTTCCGGCCGCAGACCAAGTTCGTGGAGAATCAGCGCCAGAGCAAGGGAGGTCCATAG